The Flammeovirga yaeyamensis genome segment TTTATCATTCTACGATCCAAACCGTAGCGAATTTAGCTCTAGACCTTATTCTGAAGCTTTAGCTGAGAAGATTGACGAAGAAGTGAAAAAGTTAATCGAAGGTGCTTACCAAAGAACTCTTGAGCTATTAAGAGAACATGGTGATGCTCTAGAAAAATTAGCTCAACAACTTTTAGAAAAAGAAGTTTTATATCAATCTGACTTAGTAAAACTAATCGGTGAAAGACCATTTGATAAGAAAACGATTTATCAAGAGTTTACTGAGGAAGCAGAAGAGAAAAAAGCGGAAGTTGAGGCTACACAGGCTCAAGAAGAAGTAAAACCTTCTGAGGACAAAGATTCAGATACAGAACAAAAACCGGATACTACTGAAGAAGTATAAAGGAATTGTTTTTAAAATATAGAAAGGGCTACAGCAATGTAGTCCTTTTTTTTATTCGTAATTGTCGTTAAAAATCACTTTTTATCTTTAAATAAATAGCTTATTTGCAGTGGTGAAAACTAAACTTGCTAAACATTAATAACATCGAATTGAAATGAGTAAAGCTTTAAATCAAAGAATTGAGGTCATCGATGTCCTCAGAGGATATGCTGTGATGGCTATTATGTTAATTCATAATATCGAACATTTTAACTATTATCACTACCCCGATAAATCCATTAACCCAGATTGGCTGAATACACTAAATGCAGAAGTATTCCATTGGATGTTCTTCTTTTTTGGAGGTAAAACCTATTCCATTTTTGCCTTACTATTTGGGTTTACATTTTACCTGATGTATCAAAAGCAGAAAGACAAAGGAATTGATTTTGGACCAAGGTATTTATGGCGATTATTATTGCTTTTAGGCTTTGCTCAATTTAATGCCGCCTTTTTCCCTGGTGAAGTACTTTTACTTTATGCTGTATGTGGTGTTTCTCTATTTTTTATGAGAAACCTTTCCAATAAATCTCTTTTGTTTTTCGCCATATTCTTTTTGGCACAACCTTATGAAATTCTACATTTCATATATGCTCAATTTGTACCATCTTATGAAGTAGGAGGTCAATTGTATTCACCTTTATGGAAATCCAGCATGGATATAATTAAGAATGGAACTTTTTTAGAGACCATTAAAGGTAACCTTACTTATGGACAAGGATTTTCTTTCCTGTGGGCAGTTGAAAATGGCAGGGCTGAACAAACTATAGGTTTATTTACTTTAGGCTTCTGGATGGGAAAAAAAGGCTATTTTAAGAATGAATTTTTAACAGGATGGAAGAAAGTCTTAGTCATCTCTGTTGTGACCATGATTCCACTTTTATATTTAAAAGACATTTTCCTTACTAAACAAGAAGTCCTTCTAGTAAAACGTACTGTAGGGGTTATTTTTGATATGTGGTGGAAGTTGAGCTTCACTTTTATATGGATCTCATTAATTGTTTTACTATATCAATTTAAGCCTGTTCAGAAGACCACTAAAGTAGTGAAAACATATGGTCGAATGAGCTTGACCAATTACATCACTCAATCGATCTTTGGAGGAATTATCTATTTCGGTTTTGGTTTCCATTTAGCCGATACTTGTGGAGTGGCATTTAGTCTACTTATCGGATTTGTTTTCCTATTCTTCCAAATGCTTTTCTGTCACCTTTGGTTGAAAAAGAATAAACAAGGACCTTTTGAAATGTTATGGCATAAATGGACTTGGGCACCATCTATTTTTACCAAAGAAATTGATGAAAAACCTCATCTTGAAGAGAAAGCAGTATAGATTTTTTACATAGATTGGTTATTTGTATTAGCTATAAATAGTACAATTTGTTTAAACAAAATTTGATATTCTTGGTATTATTAGAAAAATATTATTTATTGCGAGTTAACATATTTTGTTTGAACAAATACTTCCTTTTGTCATGTCAATTGAAAAAGATATAAATCAGAAAAATTTTAAAGACGCTTTTCAGAAAGCCTACATTAATTTAATGTTTACCAATAATTGGATGCTTAATCAGACCAAATCTTGGTTTAAAGAACAT includes the following:
- a CDS encoding DUF418 domain-containing protein — its product is MSKALNQRIEVIDVLRGYAVMAIMLIHNIEHFNYYHYPDKSINPDWLNTLNAEVFHWMFFFFGGKTYSIFALLFGFTFYLMYQKQKDKGIDFGPRYLWRLLLLLGFAQFNAAFFPGEVLLLYAVCGVSLFFMRNLSNKSLLFFAIFFLAQPYEILHFIYAQFVPSYEVGGQLYSPLWKSSMDIIKNGTFLETIKGNLTYGQGFSFLWAVENGRAEQTIGLFTLGFWMGKKGYFKNEFLTGWKKVLVISVVTMIPLLYLKDIFLTKQEVLLVKRTVGVIFDMWWKLSFTFIWISLIVLLYQFKPVQKTTKVVKTYGRMSLTNYITQSIFGGIIYFGFGFHLADTCGVAFSLLIGFVFLFFQMLFCHLWLKKNKQGPFEMLWHKWTWAPSIFTKEIDEKPHLEEKAV